The Arachis hypogaea cultivar Tifrunner chromosome 14, arahy.Tifrunner.gnm2.J5K5, whole genome shotgun sequence genome has a segment encoding these proteins:
- the LOC112742395 gene encoding nematode resistance protein-like HSPRO2 encodes MDPNDLMKLKKQIEIPCFGDTAAFCFRSKELVEVTKMCREMKRMMSEMLEVEVDPKGGPGIVEAAMRVHAEKKESVVEVLQAMQGIEAAMKRFFFGYK; translated from the coding sequence ATGGATCCAAACGATTTGATGAAGCTGAAGAAGCAGATCGAGATTCCGTGTTTCGGCGATACGGCGGCATTTTGCTTCCGGTCAAAGGAGCTAGTGGAGGTGACGAAGATGTGTAGGGAGATGAAGAGGATGATGTCGGAGATGTTGGAGGTGGAGGTTGATCCGAAGGGAGGGCCGGGGATAGTTGAGGCTGCGATGAGAGTTCATGCGGAAAAGAAGGAGAGTGTGGTGGAGGTGTTGCAAGCGATGCAGGGAATAGAGGCGGCGATGAAGAGATTCTTCTTCGGTTACAAGTAG
- the LOC112741798 gene encoding transcription factor bHLH10-like, with protein MSSSGAMQKKHEENSFLDTKTMAEGSDPSPSPTNMVAAADEGNTENSNEENLNLSLDEFYHQNHNPPPQTTEGVSTFENGTSSISMDIENTQNLSLNIGNSYSNKGTTTPLVQEIVIDHDDAFHYEKSNWDSTIHELLDLGFSNHNENQQAHDHQQFQLCEAQNCSQSYHSSDLLQLHLNPNQIPCITNPIQNNTPNFQHSMGFLGDLPVGSDYDTSLHLNPAFGVGELFPSLPHGYTRLTDSRSGFLFGGGDEMEGNGACYQDGDGSQVDIGVMEFNRARACSVGGRGRRGQGTMPIDKQRREQLNDKYQILRSLIPSPTKVDRASVVGDAIDYIRELIRTVNELKSLVEKKRIGRERFKRHKDENDASESCNIKPYGDGSIRTSWLQRKSKDSEVDVRIIDDEVIIKMVQRKKINCMLFVPKVLDELQLDLHHVAGGHVGEYCSFLFNSKIIEGSSVYASAIANRVIEVMDTQYAAAAVPHNSSY; from the exons ATGAGTTCTTCTGGAGCCATGCAAAAAAAGCATGAGGAGAATAGTTTCCTTGATACCAAGACAATGGCAGAAGGTTCAGACCCATCACCATCACCAACAAACATGGTTGCAGCTGCAGATGAAGGAAACACCGAAAACAGCAATGAAGAGAATCTCAATCTCTCTTTGGATGAGTTCTATCACCAAAACCACAATCCACCACCACAAACAACAGAAGGTGTCTCAACCTTTGAGAATGGAACATCTTCCATATCTATGGACATAGAAAACACACAGAATCTGAGTTTGAACATCGGCAATTCCTACAGCAACAAGGGTACTACTACCCCCTTGGTGCAAGAGATTGTGATTGATCATGATGATGCATTTCACTATGAGAAATCCAATTGGGACTCTACCATTCATGAATTGCTTGATCTTGGATTTTCTAACCACAATGAAAATCAGCAAGCACATGATCACCAACAATTTCAGCTATGTGAGGCACAAAATTGTAGTCAAAGTTACCATTCATCAGATCTTCTTCAGCTTCATTTGAATCCGAATCAAATCCCTTGCATCACAAACCCAATTCAGAATAATacaccaaactttcaacattCCATGGGGTTCCTTGGTGACCTTCCTGTGGGATCAGACTATGACACTTCACTTCATTTGAATCCAGCCTTTGGAGTTGGAGAGTTGTTTCCGTCTCTCCCGCATGGCTACACTAGGCTGACTGATTCGAGGAGCGGATTCCTCTTTGGTGGAGGGGATGAAATGGAGGGAAATGGAGCTTGTTATCAAGATGGAGATGGAAGCCAGGTTGACATTGGAGTGATGGAGTTCAACAGAGCCAGAGCTTGTTCTGTTGGTGGCAGAGGGAGGAGAGGACAAGGTACCATGCCAATTGATAAACAAAGAAGAGAGCAATTGAATGACAAATACCAAATCTTGAGAAGTTTGATCCCAAGCCCCACTAAG GTAGATAGAGCATCTGTGGTGGGAGATGCAATTGATTACATAAGAGAACTGATTAGAACAGTGAATGAGCTCAAGTCATTGGTGGAGAAGAAAAGGATTGGGAGGGAGAGGTTCAAGAGacacaaagatgaaaatgatgcttCAGAGAGCTGTAACATAAAACCTTATGGTGATGGGTCCATAAGAACCTCATGGCTTCAGAGGAAATCGAAAGACAGCGAGGTTGATGTCCGAATAATCGATGATGAAGTTATAATCAAGATGGttcagaggaagaagatcaattgcatgctttttgtCCCCAAG GTCCTGGATGAACTTCAGTTGGATCTTCACCATGTTGCTGGTGGCCATGTTGGAGAATATTGCAGTTTCTTGTTCAATAGCAAG ATAATTGAAGGTTCTTCAGTCTATGCAAGTGCCATTGCCAACAGGGTGATTGAGGTTATGGACACTCAGTATGCAGCAGCAGCTGTTCCACACAATAGCAGCTATTAG
- the LOC112741799 gene encoding protein PLASTID TRANSCRIPTIONALLY ACTIVE 14 isoform X1: MASPLLHQPTQFFFSNTQLKGPSHGFLCRPPCSSFGASHSENKARPIRASVDAPTFPLFQTPKQHDSASELEPADPDFYKIGYVRSMRAYGVEFKEGPDGFGVYASKDVEPLRRARVIMEIPLELMLTISKKLPWMFFPDIIPIGHPIFDIINSTDPETDWDLRLACLLLYAFDCEDNFWQLYGDFLPSADECTSLLLASENELSELQDPDLASTMRNQQHRAQEFWEMNWHNSAPLKIKRLARDPRRFLWAVGIAQSRCINMQTRIGALTQDANMLIPYADMLNHSFEPNCFLHWRFKDRMLEVLINAGEQIKRGDEMTINYMSGQKNEMLMQRYGFSSPVNPWDVIKFSGNAKIHLDSFLSVFNISGLPEEYYHNTECLANDGDTFVDGAVVAAARTLPTWSDKDVPPIPSAERMAVKELQQECRQMLAQYATTSKQDEKLLDSLPNAPRTLEAAIKYRLHRKLFIEKVIQALEIYQDKILF, translated from the exons ATGGCTTCTCCCCTTCTTCACCAGCCAACGCAGTTCTTTTTCTCCAACACCcag TTAAAAGGACCGAGCCATGGATTCTTGTGCCGACCCCCTTGTTCTTCATTTGGCGCCTCTCATTCTGAAAACAAAGCTCGACCCATTAGAGCTTCGGTTGATGCACCCACATTTCCATTGTTTCAGACTCCAAAACAGCATGATTCAGCCTCTGAG TTGGAGCCTGCAGATCCTGATTTCTACAAGATCGGTTATGTTCGAAGCATGAGAGCTTACGGAGTTGAGTTTAAGGAAGGGCCGGATGGATTTGGTGTGTATGCTTCCAAAGATGTGGAACCTCTCCGGCGAGCAAGG GTTATAATGGAAATTCCTCTTGAATTGATGTTAACCATAAGCAAGAAACTCCCATGGATGTTTTTCCCAGATATAATTCCTATAGGTCATCCAATATTTGATATTATCAACTCTACAGATCCAGAG ACAGATTGGGACTTAAGGTTAGCTTGCCTCCTCCTATATGCATTTGATTGCGAAGACAACTTTTGGCAGTTGTATGGTGACTTCTTACCAAGTGCAGATGAGTGTACCAGCTTACTTCTAGCTTCAGAG AATGAACTTTCAGAGCTTCAAGATCCCGATCTTGCTTCTACTATGAGAAACCAGCAACATCGAGCCCAAGAATTCTGGGAAATGAACTGG CACAATTCTGCACCCCTTAAAATAAAGCGTCTTGCTCGTGATCCTCGAAGGTTCTTGTGGGCAGTGGGTATTGCACAGTCACGATGTATTAACATGCAGACGAGAATTGGTGCATTAACTCAAGATGCAAATATGCTTATTCCTTATGCTG ATATGCTGAACCATTCCTTTGAGCCAAATTGCTTTCTGCATTGGCGTTTTAAGGACAGGATGCTTGAAGTTCTTATAAATGCTGGCGAGCAAATTAAAAGGGGAGATGAG aTGACAATTAATTACATGAGCGGACAGAAGAACGAGATGCTAATGCAAAGATATGGATTTTCATCACCGGtg AATCCTTGGGATGTGATCAAATTCTCAGGCAATGCAAAGATTCATCTGGATTCCTTTTTGTCCGTCTTCAATATATCTGGCCTTCCCGAAGAGTATTACCATAACA CAGAATGTCTAGCAAACGATGGCGATACTTTTGTTGATGGAGCTGTTGTAGCTGCAGCACGAACATTGCCAACTTGGTCGGACAAGGATGTGCCTCCAATCCCTAGTGCAGAAAGAATGGCAGTAAAGGAGTTGCAACAAGAATGTCGACAGATGCTTGCTCAATACGCTACAACCTCTAAGCAAGACGAGAAATTGCTTG
- the LOC112741799 gene encoding protein PLASTID TRANSCRIPTIONALLY ACTIVE 14 isoform X2: protein MASPLLHQPTQFFFSNTQLKGPSHGFLCRPPCSSFGASHSENKARPIRASVDAPTFPLFQTPKQHDSASELEPADPDFYKIGYVRSMRAYGVEFKEGPDGFGVYASKDVEPLRRARVIMEIPLELMLTISKKLPWMFFPDIIPIGHPIFDIINSTDPETDWDLRLACLLLYAFDCEDNFWQLYGDFLPSADECTSLLLASENELSELQDPDLASTMRNQQHRAQEFWEMNWHNSAPLKIKRLARDPRRFLWAVGIAQSRCINMQTRIGALTQDANMLIPYADMLNHSFEPNCFLHWRFKDRMLEVLINAGEQIKRGDEMTINYMSGQKNEMLMQRYGFSSPVNPWDVIKFSGNAKIHLDSFLSVFNISGLPEEYYHNKCLANDGDTFVDGAVVAAARTLPTWSDKDVPPIPSAERMAVKELQQECRQMLAQYATTSKQDEKLLDSLPNAPRTLEAAIKYRLHRKLFIEKVIQALEIYQDKILF from the exons ATGGCTTCTCCCCTTCTTCACCAGCCAACGCAGTTCTTTTTCTCCAACACCcag TTAAAAGGACCGAGCCATGGATTCTTGTGCCGACCCCCTTGTTCTTCATTTGGCGCCTCTCATTCTGAAAACAAAGCTCGACCCATTAGAGCTTCGGTTGATGCACCCACATTTCCATTGTTTCAGACTCCAAAACAGCATGATTCAGCCTCTGAG TTGGAGCCTGCAGATCCTGATTTCTACAAGATCGGTTATGTTCGAAGCATGAGAGCTTACGGAGTTGAGTTTAAGGAAGGGCCGGATGGATTTGGTGTGTATGCTTCCAAAGATGTGGAACCTCTCCGGCGAGCAAGG GTTATAATGGAAATTCCTCTTGAATTGATGTTAACCATAAGCAAGAAACTCCCATGGATGTTTTTCCCAGATATAATTCCTATAGGTCATCCAATATTTGATATTATCAACTCTACAGATCCAGAG ACAGATTGGGACTTAAGGTTAGCTTGCCTCCTCCTATATGCATTTGATTGCGAAGACAACTTTTGGCAGTTGTATGGTGACTTCTTACCAAGTGCAGATGAGTGTACCAGCTTACTTCTAGCTTCAGAG AATGAACTTTCAGAGCTTCAAGATCCCGATCTTGCTTCTACTATGAGAAACCAGCAACATCGAGCCCAAGAATTCTGGGAAATGAACTGG CACAATTCTGCACCCCTTAAAATAAAGCGTCTTGCTCGTGATCCTCGAAGGTTCTTGTGGGCAGTGGGTATTGCACAGTCACGATGTATTAACATGCAGACGAGAATTGGTGCATTAACTCAAGATGCAAATATGCTTATTCCTTATGCTG ATATGCTGAACCATTCCTTTGAGCCAAATTGCTTTCTGCATTGGCGTTTTAAGGACAGGATGCTTGAAGTTCTTATAAATGCTGGCGAGCAAATTAAAAGGGGAGATGAG aTGACAATTAATTACATGAGCGGACAGAAGAACGAGATGCTAATGCAAAGATATGGATTTTCATCACCGGtg AATCCTTGGGATGTGATCAAATTCTCAGGCAATGCAAAGATTCATCTGGATTCCTTTTTGTCCGTCTTCAATATATCTGGCCTTCCCGAAGAGTATTACCATAACA AATGTCTAGCAAACGATGGCGATACTTTTGTTGATGGAGCTGTTGTAGCTGCAGCACGAACATTGCCAACTTGGTCGGACAAGGATGTGCCTCCAATCCCTAGTGCAGAAAGAATGGCAGTAAAGGAGTTGCAACAAGAATGTCGACAGATGCTTGCTCAATACGCTACAACCTCTAAGCAAGACGAGAAATTGCTTG